Proteins from a genomic interval of Nasonia vitripennis strain AsymCx chromosome 3, Nvit_psr_1.1, whole genome shotgun sequence:
- the LOC116416753 gene encoding putative inorganic phosphate cotransporter, whose translation MGFPIGWLSDLAMRRYGVRVEVVRKVANTIGMWGPGAVLLVLCFVDVRNEVAVISCLVVAVSLNAGVLSGCLITLLDLCPNYCGTLYSILNTIAKGFGLLAPIVCGAIVTDQKNVQQWNIVFYISVGAYFFTNLLFVIFAKAEKQPWNEPNHQTSQSCRISTISGPC comes from the exons ATGGGTTTCCCGATCGGTTGGCTGTCGGATCTAGCGATGCGTCGATACGGCGTACGCGTGGAAGTGGTGCGCAAGGTGGCCAACACGATCGGCATGTGGGGACCGGGTGCGGTACTGCTCGTCCTCTGCTTCGTCGACGTGAGGAACGAAGTCGCCGTCATCTCTTGCCTCGTGGTCGCCGTCAGTTTGAACGCCGGTGTTCTGAGCGGATGTCTCATTACTTTGCTGGACCTGTGCCCCAACTACTGCGGCACCCTGTACTCGATTCTGAACACGATCGCCAAGGGTTTCGGATTGCTGGCGCCGATCGTTTGCGGGGCCATCGTTACCGATCAG AAAAACGTCCAGCAGTGGAACATAGTGTTCTACATCTCAGTGGGCGCTTACTTTTTTACGAACCTGCTCTTCGTAATTTTTGCGAAGGCTGAGAAGCAGCCGTGGAACGAGCCGAATCATCAAACGAGCCAAAGTTGCAGAATCTCTACTATTTCCGGTCCTTGCTGA
- the LOC100121646 gene encoding putative inorganic phosphate cotransporter produces the protein MSVAVVAMTDTDSSNTDIPTFDWDTKKTSLILSSILWGSVVAQVPFGFLIMRYNTQKIVCSCLFFCSLTYLITPILALNLGYDAVLCCTIATGLGLACIDPGTQTLLSNWTPAPEKAALSSFVLSGVVSGTVMSMLLGGLLASSKLGWPSIFYVFGMIGFAWSVLFYFFGANSPSEHPRISLEEAQYIENSLLALEKPAGAREKLRFPWRDILKSMPVWSLLVCLCGHLWSYYVITTQLPTFMKNVLNFDIQKVCGFIS, from the exons ATGTCAGTGGCCGTTGTTGCAATGACAGACACCGACTCCAGCAATACGGACATTCCG ACATTCGACTGGGACACGAAGAAAACGTCATTGATCCTCAGCTCCATATTATGGGGCAGCGTGGTAGCTCAGGTGCCCTTCGGTTTCCTGATAATGAGGTACAACACTCAAAAGATAGTATGCAGCTGTTTATTTTTCTGCAGCTTGACTTACCTAATTACTCCGATTTTGGCTCTAAATCTTGGATACGATGCGGTTCTCTGCTGCACGATCGCTACGGGTTTAGGACTTGCTTGCATCGATCCAGGTACTCAGACTCTGCTGTCCAATTGGACGCCCGCTCCTGAAAAAGCAGCGTTAA GCTCTTTCGTGTTGAGCGGAGTAGTTTCGGGCACGGTGATGTCCATGCTGTTGGGTGGACTTCTCGCCAGTTCAAAGTTAGGCTGGCCAAGTATTTTCTACGTATTTGGTATGATCGGTTTTGCATGGTCAGtgcttttttactttttcggTGCGAATTCGCCATCCGAGCATCCCAGAATCAGTCTCGAGGAAGCGCAGTACATTGAAAACAGTCTTTTGGCGTTGGAGAAACCTGCAGGTGCCAGAGAA AAACTTCGATTCCCTTGGAGAGATATATTGAAGTCCATGCCGGTCTGGTCACTCCTGGTCTGTCTTTGCGGCCATCTCTGGAGTTACTACGTTATCACCACTCAACTTCCGACATTCATGAAAAATGTTCTAAACTTTGACATCCAAAAGGTTTGCGgttttatttcataa